In Stenotrophomonas sp. ASS1, the following proteins share a genomic window:
- the serA gene encoding phosphoglycerate dehydrogenase — MSPKKTSFPKQDIRVLLLEGVSQTAVEVFSAAGYSQIEAHTKALPEDELKARIAEAHIVGIRSRTQLSAEVLAEAKRLIAVGCFCIGTNQVDLDAAELAGIPVFNAPYSNTRSVAELVIAEAIMLTRGIPQKNAECHRGGWSKSASGSHEVRGKTLGIIGYGHIGTQVGVLAESLGMQVIFHDVETKLALGNARAAASLDDLLARADIVTLHVPETPSTQWMIGSTELAKMRKGAHLINAARGTVVDIDALDAALASGHVGGAALDVFPVEPKGNGDIFESPLTRHDNVILTPHVGGSTLEAQDNIGVEVAAKLVRYSDNGSTLSAVNFPEVTLPEHADSLRLLHIHQNVPGVLSKVNEIFSRHNVNIDGQFLRTDPKVGYVVIDITASEEQAAAVRDELAAIPGTLRTRILY, encoded by the coding sequence ATGTCGCCGAAGAAGACCTCGTTCCCGAAGCAGGATATCCGCGTGCTGTTGCTGGAGGGGGTCAGCCAGACCGCCGTGGAGGTGTTCAGCGCCGCCGGCTACAGCCAGATCGAAGCGCACACCAAGGCGCTGCCCGAGGACGAACTGAAGGCGCGCATCGCCGAGGCGCACATCGTCGGCATCCGTTCGCGCACCCAGCTCAGCGCCGAAGTGCTGGCCGAGGCCAAGCGCCTGATCGCGGTGGGCTGCTTCTGCATCGGCACCAACCAGGTCGACCTGGACGCGGCCGAGCTGGCCGGCATCCCGGTGTTCAACGCGCCGTACTCCAACACCCGCAGCGTGGCCGAACTGGTGATCGCCGAGGCGATCATGCTGACCCGCGGCATTCCGCAGAAGAACGCCGAATGCCATCGCGGCGGCTGGTCGAAGTCGGCCAGCGGCAGCCATGAAGTGCGCGGCAAGACGCTGGGCATCATCGGTTACGGCCACATCGGCACCCAGGTCGGCGTGCTGGCCGAATCGCTGGGCATGCAGGTGATCTTCCACGACGTGGAAACCAAGCTGGCACTGGGCAATGCCCGTGCGGCGGCCAGCCTGGACGACCTGCTGGCGCGCGCCGACATCGTCACCCTGCACGTGCCGGAGACCCCGTCCACGCAGTGGATGATCGGCAGCACCGAGCTGGCGAAGATGCGCAAGGGCGCGCACCTGATCAATGCCGCGCGCGGCACCGTGGTCGACATCGATGCGCTGGACGCGGCCCTGGCCAGCGGCCACGTCGGCGGCGCCGCGCTGGACGTGTTCCCGGTCGAACCGAAGGGCAATGGCGATATCTTCGAATCGCCGCTGACCCGCCACGACAATGTGATCCTGACCCCGCACGTGGGCGGCAGCACGCTGGAGGCGCAGGACAACATCGGCGTTGAAGTGGCCGCCAAGCTGGTGCGCTACAGCGACAACGGCAGCACCCTGTCGGCGGTCAATTTCCCGGAAGTGACCCTGCCCGAGCACGCTGACAGCCTGCGCCTGCTGCACATCCACCAGAACGTGCCGGGCGTGCTGTCCAAGGTCAACGAGATCTTCTCGCGCCACAACGTCAACATCGACGGCCAGTTCCTGCGCACCGACCCGAAGGTGGGCTACGTGGTGATCGACATCACCGCCAGCGAGGAACAGGCCGCCGCCGTGCGCGACGAGCTGGCCGCGATTCCGGGCACGCTGCGCACGCGCATCCTGTACTGA
- a CDS encoding FAD-binding oxidoreductase, producing the protein MTDSRIASLQQACPGLKLKTDPSDLEHYGRDWTRRWTPAPLAIALPATVEEVQAVMRWSAGEGVAVVPSGGRTGLSGGAVAANGELVLSLERMNKALAYDAVDRTLVVQAGMPLEAVHNAALDHGLIYPVDFAARGSCSIGGNIATNAGGIRVIRYGNTREWIAGLKVVTADGQLLELNKGLIKNSSGYDFRQLLIGSEGTLGVIVEATVKLTDPPPASNVMLLAVPSFEVLMQVFAAFRARLQLQAFEFFTDRALEHVLAHGAQAPFEEVHPYYVVTEFAANDEAQEAAAMAAFEDCMGNGWVSDGVISASDAQAAQLWRLREGITESLARYKPYKNDVSVRISAMPAFLAETQALIGQAYPHFDVVWFGHIGDGNLHINVLKPDDTSDADFVAQCEHVTKLLAQVLARFGGSISAEHGIGLVKKGYLDSTRGPAEIALMKAVKRAFDPQARLNPGKLFDV; encoded by the coding sequence ATGACCGATTCCCGCATTGCCTCGCTGCAGCAGGCCTGTCCCGGCCTGAAGCTGAAGACCGATCCGTCCGACCTGGAGCATTACGGGCGCGACTGGACCCGGCGCTGGACGCCGGCGCCGCTGGCGATCGCACTGCCGGCCACGGTCGAGGAAGTGCAGGCGGTGATGCGCTGGAGCGCAGGCGAGGGCGTGGCCGTGGTGCCGTCCGGTGGCCGCACCGGCCTCTCGGGTGGCGCGGTGGCCGCCAACGGCGAGCTGGTGCTCAGCCTGGAACGGATGAACAAGGCGCTGGCCTACGACGCCGTCGATCGCACCCTGGTGGTGCAGGCCGGCATGCCGCTGGAGGCCGTGCACAACGCCGCGCTGGACCACGGCCTGATCTACCCGGTGGATTTCGCCGCGCGCGGGTCCTGCTCGATCGGCGGCAACATCGCCACCAATGCCGGCGGCATCCGCGTGATCCGCTACGGCAACACCCGCGAGTGGATCGCCGGCCTGAAGGTGGTCACGGCCGATGGCCAGCTGCTGGAACTCAACAAGGGGCTGATCAAGAACTCCAGCGGCTATGACTTCCGCCAGCTGCTGATCGGCTCGGAGGGCACGCTGGGCGTGATCGTCGAAGCCACGGTGAAACTGACCGACCCGCCGCCGGCCAGCAACGTGATGCTGCTGGCCGTACCCAGCTTCGAGGTGCTGATGCAGGTATTCGCCGCGTTCCGCGCGCGCCTGCAGCTGCAGGCCTTCGAATTCTTCACTGATCGCGCGCTGGAGCACGTGCTGGCGCATGGTGCGCAGGCACCGTTCGAAGAGGTGCACCCGTATTACGTGGTCACCGAGTTCGCCGCCAACGACGAAGCGCAGGAAGCGGCGGCGATGGCGGCCTTCGAGGACTGCATGGGCAACGGCTGGGTCAGCGACGGCGTGATCAGTGCCAGCGATGCCCAGGCTGCCCAGTTGTGGCGCCTGCGCGAAGGCATCACCGAATCGCTGGCGCGCTACAAGCCCTACAAGAACGACGTCTCGGTGCGAATCTCGGCGATGCCGGCGTTCCTGGCCGAGACCCAGGCATTGATCGGGCAGGCCTACCCGCACTTCGATGTGGTGTGGTTCGGCCACATCGGCGACGGCAATCTGCACATCAACGTGCTCAAGCCGGACGACACCAGTGACGCTGATTTCGTGGCGCAATGCGAGCACGTAACCAAGCTGCTGGCGCAGGTGCTGGCCCGCTTCGGCGGCAGCATCTCGGCCGAGCACGGCATCGGTCTGGTCAAGAAGGGCTACCTGGACAGCACCCGCGGCCCGGCCGAGATCGCCCTGATGAAGGCGGTCAAACGCGCGTTCGATCCCCAAGCGCGGCTGAACCCCGGCAAGCTGTTCGACGTTTGA
- a CDS encoding DUF2388 domain-containing protein, producing MTRPLLLLALLSLPLVGFASSFAGTSAGSATGASSGSSGSSSGDDKVVLAARDDAAAFVASDGQIRGARLQAALVHLREQSTAAQQQSDLELARALLAR from the coding sequence ATGACCCGTCCGCTTCTGCTGCTCGCCCTGCTGTCCCTGCCGCTGGTCGGCTTCGCTTCCAGCTTCGCCGGCACGTCGGCCGGTTCGGCCACGGGTGCTTCCTCCGGTTCCTCGGGCAGCAGCTCGGGTGACGACAAGGTGGTCCTGGCTGCACGCGACGATGCCGCTGCGTTCGTCGCCAGCGATGGCCAGATCCGTGGTGCCCGCCTGCAGGCCGCGCTGGTCCACCTGCGTGAGCAGAGCACTGCCGCGCAGCAGCAGAGCGACCTGGAACTGGCCCGCGCGCTGCTGGCGCGTTGA
- a CDS encoding DUF4105 domain-containing protein, which yields MTSARNAATHGVALLLIAHVAHAADRLQLDPAGLSPAQQQVATQTLADVQSLLPDGLLRALPAHVQVRWSDHLPADVHGRAFAGRIDLRRELLDDAVPGARRARRSALVHELTHVADRSGANWSRSARWRDLAGWQRKPWHLGRGGNDFRDRSPDAYELKDPAEYLAVNAEHFVLDSEFACRRPALAQWYQAHFGTPTSLPQSHCATTLPLLQAEPEEGAASLLQLDPARVYAVDYLFAEGSAQPMSRWGHSMLRLVICRPGRAPGPDCRLDLDYHRVLSFRAFVGDVQISNWRGLTGGYPSRLFVLPLQQVVDEYTKVELRGLQSLPLQLSPGEIASLLERTAQVHWSYDGRYYFVSNNCAVETAKLLQAGVPRLGEAGLAQLSPRGLKRRLSQLHVLDEQVLTDRNAAQAQGYYFASARDHYQQLFGVAAAQLALPARDVRGWLKLPAQQRALWLLQGDLRASAGLLLLEQAAQRRAELRARDVLKRRLLAAPDSAETRGLRQLLEQGGQWLRPGTLLAGGGYGLPLADEQAVLAEAVATASAQAVPAWQALRVQLRQQLPEKQRNEMDAIDANLAALGARLREQAATPAIGAAAR from the coding sequence ATGACATCTGCACGGAACGCAGCCACGCACGGCGTGGCTCTACTGCTGATCGCTCATGTCGCGCACGCGGCTGATCGCCTGCAGCTCGATCCTGCGGGGCTGAGCCCTGCACAGCAGCAGGTGGCGACGCAGACCCTGGCCGACGTGCAGTCCTTGCTGCCAGATGGCCTGCTGCGCGCATTGCCAGCACACGTGCAGGTGCGCTGGAGCGACCACCTGCCGGCCGATGTGCATGGTCGCGCTTTCGCCGGCCGCATCGACCTGCGTCGCGAGCTGCTGGATGATGCCGTGCCCGGCGCACGCCGTGCACGACGCAGCGCGCTGGTGCATGAACTGACCCATGTTGCAGACCGTAGCGGCGCGAACTGGTCGCGCAGTGCGCGCTGGCGCGACCTGGCCGGATGGCAGCGCAAGCCCTGGCATCTCGGCCGTGGTGGCAACGACTTCCGTGACCGTAGTCCGGACGCCTATGAACTGAAGGATCCGGCCGAGTACCTGGCAGTGAACGCCGAGCATTTCGTGCTCGACAGCGAGTTTGCCTGCCGGCGCCCGGCACTGGCGCAGTGGTACCAGGCCCATTTCGGAACCCCGACATCGCTGCCGCAGTCGCACTGCGCGACCACGTTGCCATTGCTGCAGGCCGAACCGGAAGAGGGCGCGGCGTCGTTGCTGCAACTCGACCCGGCACGTGTCTACGCGGTGGACTACCTGTTTGCCGAAGGCAGCGCACAGCCGATGAGCCGGTGGGGCCACAGCATGCTGCGGCTGGTGATCTGCCGGCCGGGCCGTGCGCCGGGGCCGGACTGTCGCCTGGACCTGGATTACCACCGTGTGCTTTCGTTCCGTGCCTTCGTTGGTGACGTGCAGATTTCCAACTGGCGTGGCCTTACCGGTGGCTACCCGTCGCGACTGTTCGTGCTGCCGCTGCAGCAGGTGGTGGATGAGTACACCAAGGTGGAACTGCGCGGGTTGCAGTCGCTGCCGTTGCAGTTGTCGCCCGGCGAGATCGCCAGCCTGCTCGAGCGCACTGCGCAGGTGCACTGGAGCTATGACGGGCGCTATTACTTCGTCAGCAACAACTGCGCGGTGGAAACCGCCAAGCTGCTGCAGGCGGGTGTGCCTCGGCTGGGGGAGGCCGGGCTGGCCCAGCTGAGTCCGCGTGGTTTGAAGCGTCGGCTGTCGCAGCTGCATGTGCTGGACGAGCAGGTACTCACGGACCGCAATGCAGCACAGGCGCAGGGTTACTACTTCGCCTCGGCACGCGATCACTACCAGCAGTTGTTCGGCGTGGCGGCAGCCCAGCTGGCATTGCCCGCACGCGACGTACGCGGCTGGTTGAAGCTGCCCGCACAGCAGCGTGCGCTGTGGTTGCTGCAAGGCGACCTGCGCGCAAGCGCCGGCCTGCTGCTGCTGGAACAGGCTGCGCAACGCCGCGCCGAGCTGCGCGCGCGCGATGTGCTGAAACGGCGCCTGCTGGCCGCACCGGACAGTGCCGAGACCCGGGGCCTGCGCCAGTTGCTGGAGCAGGGTGGGCAATGGCTGCGCCCGGGTACGCTGCTGGCGGGCGGCGGCTACGGGTTGCCGCTGGCCGATGAGCAGGCGGTGCTGGCCGAAGCGGTTGCCACCGCCAGCGCACAGGCGGTGCCGGCCTGGCAGGCGCTGCGCGTACAGCTGCGTCAGCAGCTGCCGGAGAAGCAGCGCAACGAAATGGATGCGATCGACGCCAACCTCGCTGCGCTCGGTGCCCGCCTGCGGGAACAGGCAGCCACGCCGGCTATTGGCGCGGCAGCTCGATAA
- a CDS encoding ATP-binding protein, protein MTRLRRSGLSRHIIVSMSLMVIGVIVMMILSSWLLYAVLVEFFPGTTEEPESWLPTGPELAWMVGVILTGLALAIAASFRLAHRILSPLNSLVDSVRALAGGDLGARASVEENSPGEVATLVEDFNAMARRLQHVESERAMWHAAIAHELRTPVTILRGRLQGLAEGVFQPDESQFRSLLAQVEGLSRLIEDLRVLSLSDNARLDVRRARTDVVAEVHSVMTLVDPQFRAAGFVLELETSREEHNAHCDPTRLRQALLALLENARRYASPGKVRIAVHDTPGHVQVAIEDEGPGIDPELHADIFSPFMRADGSRSRQGGGSGLGLAVVKAIADAHGGRVYCTAGNAGGSRFVIELPRQ, encoded by the coding sequence ATGACCCGCCTGCGCCGCTCCGGGCTCAGCCGCCACATCATCGTCTCGATGTCGCTGATGGTGATCGGCGTCATCGTGATGATGATCCTGTCATCGTGGCTGCTGTATGCAGTGCTGGTCGAATTTTTCCCCGGCACTACCGAGGAGCCGGAAAGCTGGCTGCCGACCGGCCCTGAACTGGCATGGATGGTCGGCGTGATCCTGACCGGCCTGGCGCTGGCCATCGCCGCCTCGTTCCGTCTTGCCCATCGCATCCTGTCGCCGTTGAATTCGCTGGTGGACAGCGTGCGCGCGCTCGCGGGCGGCGACCTCGGTGCCCGTGCCAGCGTCGAGGAAAACTCGCCGGGCGAAGTGGCCACCTTGGTCGAGGACTTCAATGCCATGGCGCGGCGGCTGCAGCACGTGGAGAGCGAGCGTGCGATGTGGCATGCAGCCATCGCCCATGAACTGCGGACTCCGGTGACGATCCTGCGCGGCCGCCTGCAGGGCCTGGCCGAGGGCGTCTTCCAGCCGGACGAATCACAGTTCCGCAGCCTGCTCGCCCAGGTCGAGGGCCTGTCACGACTGATCGAGGATCTGCGCGTGCTGAGCCTGTCCGACAATGCGCGGCTGGACGTGCGCCGCGCACGTACCGACGTGGTGGCCGAAGTGCATTCGGTGATGACCCTGGTCGATCCCCAGTTCCGCGCCGCCGGCTTCGTGCTGGAGCTGGAAACCAGCCGCGAAGAACACAACGCGCACTGCGACCCGACCCGTCTGCGCCAGGCGCTGCTGGCGCTGCTGGAGAACGCGCGCCGCTATGCCAGCCCGGGCAAGGTGCGGATTGCCGTGCATGACACACCGGGCCATGTGCAGGTAGCGATCGAGGATGAGGGCCCGGGCATCGACCCTGAGCTGCACGCCGACATCTTCTCTCCGTTCATGCGTGCCGACGGTTCGCGTTCGCGCCAGGGTGGCGGTAGCGGGCTCGGTCTGGCGGTGGTCAAGGCCATCGCCGACGCGCACGGCGGCCGCGTCTACTGCACGGCGGGCAACGCTGGTGGCAGCCGTTTCGTTATCGAGCTGCCGCGCCAATAG
- a CDS encoding response regulator yields the protein MHAAPALAALVLIVEDEAEIADILTAYLEREGLRTLRAADGHSALDLHRSARPDLVLLDVQLPRLDGWSVLTQLRQRGETPVIMLTALDQDLDKLTALRMGADDYVVKPFNPAEVAARVRAVLRRTLRASRVDAPTALRAGPLLIDSATHAVHVEGEGYSHEVLLTLTEFKLLHCMALAPTRIFSRSELMHECLPESEALERTVDSHVSKLRRKLDEVGMVNVPASVRGVGYRLMADR from the coding sequence ATGCATGCCGCCCCTGCCCTCGCCGCCCTCGTCCTGATCGTCGAGGATGAGGCCGAGATCGCCGACATTCTTACCGCCTATCTGGAACGCGAAGGACTGCGTACGCTGCGCGCCGCCGACGGCCACAGCGCACTGGACCTGCATCGCAGCGCCCGCCCCGACCTGGTCCTGCTCGACGTGCAGCTGCCGCGGCTGGATGGCTGGAGCGTGCTGACCCAGCTGCGCCAGCGCGGCGAGACGCCGGTGATCATGCTGACCGCACTGGACCAGGACCTGGACAAGCTGACCGCACTGCGCATGGGCGCTGATGACTACGTGGTCAAACCATTCAATCCGGCCGAAGTGGCGGCGCGCGTGCGCGCCGTGCTGCGGCGTACGTTGCGCGCCTCGCGCGTGGATGCCCCGACCGCGCTGCGGGCGGGCCCGCTGCTGATCGACTCGGCCACCCACGCCGTACACGTGGAAGGCGAAGGCTACAGCCACGAAGTGCTGCTCACGCTCACCGAGTTCAAGCTGCTGCACTGCATGGCGCTGGCGCCGACCCGCATCTTCAGCCGCAGTGAACTGATGCACGAATGCCTGCCGGAAAGCGAGGCGCTGGAGCGCACGGTCGACAGCCATGTCAGCAAGCTGCGCCGCAAGCTGGATGAAGTGGGCATGGTCAATGTGCCGGCCAGCGTGCGTGGCGTCGGCTACCGGTTGATGGCCGACCGCTGA
- a CDS encoding efflux RND transporter periplasmic adaptor subunit has translation MRTFRTPVALIAALALAMTACSTPEATPEAAPRVSVVTVGPQVVQRDDELPGRVAAVRTAQIRAQVGGIVQRRLFDQGAEVDAGQALFQIDPAAFRADVDSALAALQRSEAALGRSRVQSQRLHALAAAQAVSQQHRDDASAEYEQARAAVNEARAILARRQLDLRYATVSSPIAGRIDQALVTEGALVGVADAEPMAVVQQIDQVYVDVRQPAAQLESLQRSAAGGGELPVTIIGAAGKPLSERGQMLFSGINVDARTGDVILRILVDNPQRQLLPGMYVRAKVPRGAPASALTVPQQAVLRSAGGQAYAWVIGGDGKAVIRTLEVDGSVDRQWLVRTGLKAGEKVVVEGQERLQEGVVVDARDWQVPVASAGAVQAGSKG, from the coding sequence ATGAGAACCTTCAGGACTCCGGTCGCGTTGATCGCGGCCCTCGCCCTGGCCATGACGGCCTGCTCCACCCCCGAAGCCACGCCCGAAGCCGCACCCCGCGTGAGCGTGGTTACCGTCGGCCCGCAGGTGGTGCAGCGTGACGACGAACTGCCTGGCCGCGTGGCCGCCGTGCGCACCGCGCAGATCCGAGCGCAGGTGGGTGGCATCGTGCAGCGCCGGCTGTTTGACCAGGGCGCGGAAGTAGACGCCGGCCAGGCCCTGTTCCAGATCGATCCGGCGGCCTTCCGTGCCGATGTCGATTCGGCACTGGCCGCGCTGCAGCGCAGTGAGGCCGCCCTGGGCCGCAGTCGCGTGCAGTCGCAGCGCCTGCATGCACTGGCCGCGGCACAGGCCGTCAGCCAGCAGCATCGCGACGATGCCAGTGCCGAGTACGAACAGGCCCGTGCCGCGGTGAATGAAGCGCGCGCGATCCTGGCCCGTCGCCAGCTCGACCTGCGCTATGCCACGGTCAGCTCGCCGATTGCCGGCCGCATCGATCAGGCGCTGGTGACCGAAGGCGCACTGGTCGGCGTGGCCGATGCCGAGCCGATGGCGGTGGTACAGCAGATCGACCAGGTCTACGTCGATGTGCGCCAGCCGGCGGCCCAGCTGGAATCGCTGCAGCGCAGTGCTGCCGGTGGTGGCGAGCTGCCGGTGACGATCATCGGTGCCGCCGGCAAGCCGCTGTCCGAGCGTGGCCAGATGCTGTTCTCCGGCATCAACGTCGATGCGCGTACCGGTGATGTGATCCTCCGCATCCTGGTCGACAACCCGCAGCGCCAGCTGCTGCCCGGCATGTATGTGCGCGCGAAAGTGCCGCGAGGTGCACCGGCCAGTGCGCTGACCGTGCCGCAGCAGGCCGTGCTGCGCAGCGCCGGTGGCCAGGCTTATGCCTGGGTGATCGGTGGCGACGGCAAGGCGGTGATCCGCACGCTGGAGGTCGACGGCAGCGTTGATCGCCAGTGGCTGGTGCGCACCGGTCTGAAGGCGGGCGAAAAGGTGGTGGTCGAGGGCCAGGAGCGCCTGCAGGAAGGCGTGGTGGTCGATGCGCGCGACTGGCAGGTGCCGGTCGCCAGCGCCGGCGCGGTGCAGGCCGGCAGCAAGGGCTGA
- a CDS encoding multidrug efflux RND transporter permease subunit — protein MARFFIDRPVFAWVLAIFIILAGVLAIPRLAVERYPAVAPPSVSIYASYPGASPQTLNDAVVGLIERELSSVKHLLYFESSVDTSGEASITATFKPGTNPELAQVDVQNRIKAIEPRLPRSVRQNGLFVEAADSGFLMLVGLRSPDASVSEAALGDFMARNIIEELRRIDGVGRVQLFGAEQAMRVWLDPTRLTGYGLTMGDVATAIEQQNLEISPGRIGDSPGVPGQRITVPLSADGQLSTPEQFAAIVLRAGADGSRVVLGDVARVELGAQSYAWGTREDGHPATAAGVQLRPGANAVRTASAVRERMAELAPLLPRGVESSIPFDTAPFVKISIQKVVQTLLEAMLLVFAVMYLFLQNWRYTLIPALVAPIALLGTFAVMLALGFSINVLTMFGMVLAIGIIVDDAIVVVEGVERIMAEEGLPPREATIKAMRELTGAVIGITLVLTAVFIPMALASGSVGAIYRQFTVAMAVSILFSALLALSLTPALCATLLRPNTHGHHGRGGLFGAFNRGFEAMTGRYQRGVASVLQRSGRVMGVFAALVVALLLGLHWLPGAFLPEEDQGYFMTSIQLPAEATAERTLAVVEAYERHVASRPGIGSNQSILGYSFSGSGPSAALTYTMLKDWGERAGATAAGEVKAAQKAMATIAEGEVMSVMPPAIDSLGRSSGFSLALQARTGQSQAELRAALQQLLKLAEASPLLSEVHADGLPAGTSVRLDIDRAKAEAMGVGFEQISSTLSAAMGSQYVNDFPNKGRLQQVILQADAPQRMELEDVLRLYVRNSEGGMVALSELVTPHWTEAPLQLQRYLGFPALNLSGAPASGVSTGQAMAEMERLAEKLPSGFALQWTSQSLQERESGAQAPWLLLLSMLVVFLVLAALYESWSIPLAVMLVVPLGLLGAVAAVLLRGMPNDVFFKVGMITVIGLSAKNAILIVEFARQLQQQGRGLVEAALEAARLRLRPIVMTSLAFALGVVPLMLAQGASKETQQAIGTGVFGGMVSATVLAVFFVPVFYVVVQGARQWIAQRLRRRRPMPEGSVDGTGHR, from the coding sequence ATGGCACGTTTCTTCATCGATCGCCCGGTGTTCGCCTGGGTGCTGGCGATCTTCATCATCCTGGCCGGCGTACTGGCGATTCCGCGCTTGGCCGTGGAGCGCTATCCGGCGGTCGCGCCGCCCAGTGTCAGCATCTATGCCAGCTACCCGGGTGCCAGCCCGCAGACGCTGAATGATGCGGTGGTCGGGCTGATCGAGCGCGAGCTGTCCAGCGTCAAGCACCTGCTGTACTTCGAATCGTCGGTGGACACCTCCGGCGAAGCCTCGATCACTGCGACCTTCAAGCCCGGTACCAACCCGGAGCTGGCGCAGGTGGACGTGCAGAACCGGATCAAGGCGATCGAGCCGCGCCTGCCGCGCAGCGTGCGCCAGAACGGCCTGTTCGTGGAGGCCGCCGATTCCGGCTTCCTGATGCTGGTCGGCCTGCGTTCGCCGGATGCCAGCGTCAGCGAGGCCGCGTTGGGCGACTTCATGGCGCGCAACATCATCGAAGAGCTGCGCCGCATCGATGGCGTCGGCCGCGTGCAGCTGTTCGGTGCCGAACAGGCGATGCGCGTTTGGCTGGACCCGACCCGGTTGACCGGCTACGGCCTGACCATGGGCGATGTGGCCACCGCCATCGAGCAGCAGAACCTGGAGATCTCGCCGGGACGCATCGGTGATTCGCCGGGTGTTCCGGGCCAGCGCATCACCGTGCCGCTCAGCGCCGATGGGCAGCTGTCCACGCCGGAGCAGTTCGCAGCCATCGTGCTGCGCGCCGGGGCAGACGGTTCACGGGTGGTGCTGGGCGATGTCGCCCGCGTCGAACTGGGCGCGCAGAGCTATGCGTGGGGAACCCGCGAGGATGGCCACCCAGCGACCGCCGCCGGGGTGCAGTTGCGTCCTGGCGCGAACGCAGTGCGCACCGCGTCGGCGGTACGCGAGCGCATGGCCGAACTGGCGCCGCTGCTGCCGCGCGGCGTGGAGTCGAGCATTCCGTTCGACACCGCACCGTTCGTGAAGATCTCGATCCAGAAGGTGGTGCAGACGCTGCTGGAGGCCATGCTGCTGGTGTTCGCGGTGATGTACCTGTTCCTGCAGAACTGGCGCTACACGCTGATTCCGGCGCTGGTCGCGCCGATCGCGCTGCTCGGCACCTTCGCGGTGATGCTGGCACTGGGCTTCTCGATCAACGTGCTGACCATGTTCGGCATGGTGCTGGCGATCGGCATCATCGTCGACGACGCCATCGTGGTGGTCGAGGGCGTGGAACGGATCATGGCCGAGGAAGGACTGCCGCCGCGCGAGGCCACCATCAAGGCGATGCGCGAGCTGACCGGTGCGGTGATCGGCATCACCCTGGTGCTGACCGCCGTGTTCATTCCGATGGCGTTGGCCAGCGGCTCGGTGGGCGCGATCTACCGCCAGTTCACCGTGGCGATGGCGGTGTCGATCCTGTTCTCGGCGCTGCTGGCATTGAGCCTGACCCCGGCGCTGTGCGCGACCCTGCTGCGCCCGAATACCCATGGACACCATGGTCGTGGTGGGCTGTTCGGCGCCTTCAATCGTGGCTTCGAGGCGATGACCGGGCGCTACCAGCGTGGCGTGGCTTCGGTGCTGCAGCGCAGTGGGCGGGTGATGGGCGTGTTCGCCGCACTGGTAGTGGCACTGCTGCTGGGCCTGCACTGGTTGCCGGGTGCGTTCCTGCCGGAAGAAGACCAGGGCTATTTCATGACCTCGATCCAGCTGCCGGCCGAAGCCACCGCCGAGCGCACGCTGGCCGTGGTCGAAGCCTACGAGCGGCACGTGGCCTCGCGTCCGGGCATCGGCTCCAACCAGTCGATCCTCGGCTACAGCTTCTCCGGTTCCGGCCCGAGCGCGGCGCTGACCTACACCATGCTCAAGGACTGGGGTGAGCGTGCAGGGGCCACCGCAGCCGGCGAAGTGAAGGCCGCGCAGAAGGCGATGGCCACGATTGCGGAGGGCGAGGTGATGAGCGTGATGCCGCCGGCGATCGACAGCCTGGGCCGTTCGTCCGGCTTCTCGCTCGCCCTGCAGGCGCGTACCGGGCAGAGCCAGGCAGAGCTGCGTGCGGCCCTGCAGCAGCTGCTGAAGCTGGCCGAGGCCAGCCCGCTGCTGTCGGAGGTGCATGCCGATGGCCTGCCAGCAGGTACCAGCGTGCGGCTGGACATCGACCGCGCCAAGGCCGAGGCGATGGGCGTGGGGTTCGAGCAGATCAGCAGCACGCTGTCGGCGGCGATGGGCTCGCAGTACGTCAACGACTTCCCCAACAAGGGGCGGCTGCAGCAGGTGATCCTGCAGGCCGATGCACCCCAACGGATGGAGCTGGAGGATGTGCTGAGGCTGTACGTGCGAAACAGCGAAGGCGGCATGGTGGCGTTGTCGGAACTGGTCACGCCGCACTGGACCGAGGCGCCGCTGCAGCTGCAGCGCTATCTCGGCTTCCCGGCGCTGAACCTGTCCGGCGCACCGGCCTCCGGCGTGTCGACCGGCCAGGCCATGGCGGAGATGGAGCGGTTGGCGGAGAAGCTGCCGTCCGGTTTTGCCCTGCAGTGGACCAGCCAGTCGCTGCAGGAGCGGGAGTCCGGTGCGCAGGCGCCGTGGCTGTTGCTGCTGTCGATGCTGGTGGTGTTCCTGGTGCTGGCGGCGCTGTACGAGAGCTGGTCGATTCCGCTGGCGGTGATGCTGGTGGTGCCGCTGGGCCTGCTCGGCGCGGTCGCCGCCGTGTTGTTGCGCGGCATGCCCAACGACGTGTTCTTCAAGGTCGGCATGATCACGGTGATCGGGCTGTCGGCGAAGAACGCGATCCTCATCGTCGAGTTCGCACGCCAGCTGCAGCAGCAGGGCCGTGGCCTGGTCGAAGCGGCCTTGGAGGCGGCACGGCTGCGCCTGCGGCCGATCGTGATGACCTCGCTGGCGTTCGCGCTGGGCGTGGTGCCGCTGATGCTGGCGCAGGGCGCGTCGAAGGAAACCCAGCAGGCGATTGGAACCGGTGTGTTCGGCGGCATGGTCAGTGCGACCGTGCTGGCGGTGTTCTTCGTACCGGTCTTCTATGTAGTAGTGCAGGGCGCGCGGCAGTGGATCGCGCAACGCCTGCGCAGGCGCCGGCCGATGCCGGAAGGATCCGTGGATGGAACGGGACATCGTTGA